The Daucus carota subsp. sativus chromosome 7, DH1 v3.0, whole genome shotgun sequence genome window below encodes:
- the LOC108195127 gene encoding uncharacterized protein LOC108195127: MDVEKASLCNCVVNFLLEENYLLSAFELLHELLDDGRDAHAIRLKEFFENPSQFPPDQISRFNSLRVADPQTLLEEKETLVEKLAIAEYELRLAQEDATKLKGELQKKTDITPSELSGSPSEASANYEPNPELRKSDSSFSELGPLKEHERRDLNCAVKEYLLLAGYRLTAMTFYEEVTDQNLDVWSKSSACVPDALRHYYYQYLSSTAEAAEEKIAILREHESLQKEIDRLKSEKQASIKYKDLADGQVMALTKSLETLQNSIKEKEILVKDLKQSLDHQRKELNDYRAETTSLKMHIERTQSGQFLVQSNVEQVESLSLESYKEQLEALQKEIEQLKAATSVPNFVIPVSHKDERTEANDDVVKLPERDATKSSDQVLGGSLEREDNQSVSLDMSPGISIAPKKVSEEPAISSLYESSLTKEVKNTPKYNAGSPRDENGLLLKTDSLGEANIEKMGLLTIQILSDALPKIVPYVLINHREELLPLIMCAIERHPDSSTRDSLTHTLFNLIKRPDEKQRRIIMDGCVTLAKDVGEMRTETELLPQCWEQINHKYEERRLLVAQSCGELARFVRPEIRDSLILSIVQQLIEDSATVVREAAARNLTLLLPLFPTMDKYYKVEELMFQLVCDPSGVVVETTIRELVPALLSWANRLDNMLRVLMSNILSSAQRCPPVSGVEGSLESYLRVLGERERWTVDVLLRLLAELLPNLHQKSIETCPFPSASDVAGTLFSTSLLELYAGGHVEWPTFELLHCDCFPTLIQLASLLPQKEDKLRSRITKLLLTVSKLFGDDYVTNIMLPVFLIAVGDKADLTFIPNRIQTRIKGLRPKSSVAERLATMCVLPILLAGVLGSPSKHENLTEYLRNLLVQNAVQENQSVRRNAEIVNSVRFLCSFEEHHNMVFNILWEMVVSSNIYMKISAANLWKAIVPYIDVKVASTHVLPALVTLGSDQNLNVKYASIEAFGAVAQHFKNDTIIEKIRVQMDAFLEDGSHETAIAVVRALVVAVPNSTDRFRDYLLSKICVLSAAPIPSSDVVRRRDRANAFCECIRAVDATELPATSVRDYLLPTIQNLLKDSDALDPAHKEALEIIVRERSGGSLDTFSKVMGAHLGITSLFGEGGLLGKKESGDLSAMADQLTEASKPIPAAPDPAQTADDTRFRRIMRGGFTDILRGKTEQ, encoded by the exons GGTCGCCTTCAGAGGCTTCTGCTAATTATGAGCCAAATCCTGAACTACGGAAGAGTGACTCTTCCTTTTCTGAGTTGGGTCCTCTAAAGGAGCATGAACGCAGAGATCTTAATTGTGCTGTTAAGGAGTATTTGTTGTTAGCAGGATATCGACTCACTGCAATGACATTTTACGAAGAG GTTACAGACCAGAACCTAGATGTATGGTCGAAGTCATCTGCATGCGTTCCAGATGCTTTGCGCCATTACTATTACCAGTACCTTTCGTCGACTGCAGAGGCTGCAGAG GAGAAAATTGCCATACTTAGAGAGCACGAATCCTTGCAGAAAGAAATTGATAGACTGAAATCTGAAAAGCAGGCTTCAATAAAATACAAAGATTTGGCCGATGGGCAAGTTATGGCATTAACCAAGTCACTGGAAACTCTGCAAAATAGTATTAAGGAAAAGGAAATTCTG GTGAAAGATTTAAAGCAGTCCTTAGATCACCAAAGAAAAGAGCTTAACGACTACAGAGCTGAAACTACTTCACTCAAAATGCACATTGAAAGAACTCAATCTGGACAGTTTTTGGTCCAAAGTAATGTGGAGCAAGTTGAATCACTGTCGTTAGAGAGCTACAAGGAACAGTTAGAAGCATTGCAAAAGGAAATAGAACAGCTAAAAGCTGCAACATCCGTTCCTAATTTTGTAATACCTGTTAGTCATAAAGATGAGAGGACGGAGGCCAATGACGATGTTGTCAAATTGCCTGAAAGAGATGCCACAAAATCTTCAGATCAGGTTCTAGGCGGATCCTTAGAACGTGAAGATAATCAATCTGTTTCACTTGATATGAGTCCTGGAATCTCTATTGCGCCTAAAAAGGTTTCGGAAGAGCCGGCAATCAGTTCTTTATATGAAAGTTCGCTCACTAAAGAAGTTAAAAATACCCCCAAATACAATGCTGGATCACCTCGTGATGAAAATGGGTTGCTCTTAAAAACAGATAGTCTGGGTGAAGCTAATATTGAGAAGATG GGTCTTCTAACCATTCAAATATTGTCTGATGCATTACCTAAGATAGTTCCTTATGTTCTCATCAACCATCGTGAG GAGCTTCTTCCCCTTATAATGTGTGCAATTGAGCGCCATCCAGATAGCAGTACACGGGATTCCTTGACACATACACTGTTTAACTTAATTAAACGTCCTGATGAGAAACAGAGACGAATCATTATGGAT GGCTGTGTTACTCTTGCTAAGGACGTGGGAGAGATGAGAACAGAAACAGAATTGCTTCCCCAGTGTTGGGAACAA ATTAATCATAAGTACGAGGAACGCAGGCTGCTTGTTGCTCAATCATGCGGAGAGCTTGCAAGATTTGTGCGGCCAGAGATTCGTGATTCACTCATCTTGTCTATTGTGCAGCAGCTGATAGAGGATTCTGCTACTGTTGTACGTGAAGCTGCTGCTCGCAATCTCACCTTGTTGCTTCCACTCTTTCCAACCATGGATAAATATTACAAG GTGGAGGAGTTGATGTTTCAGTTAGTTTGTGATCCATCTGGAGTGGTTGTAGAAACAACGATCAGAGAATTAGTGCCTGCTCTATTGAGCTGGGCTAACAGATTGGATAACATGTTACGAGTATTAATGTCTAACATCTTGAGCTCCGCTCAG CGGTGTCCACCTGTATCAGGGGTTGAAGGTTCTCTTGAATCATATCTCCGTGTTTTGGGTGAACGGGAGCGTTGGACTGTTGATGTTTTATTGCGATTGCTGGCAGAATTGCTTCCAAATTTGCACCAAAAATCAATTGAAACTTGCCCATTTCCTTCTGCTTCAGATGTTGCAGGAACACTGTTCTCTACTTCCTTGTTAGAATTGTATGCAGG GGGACACGTGGAATGGCCTACTTTTGAGTTGCTACATTGTGATTGCTTTCCGACTTTGATACAATTAGCCTCATTATTACCTCAGAAAGAGGATAAGTTACGAAGTCGAATTACAAAG TTATTGCTGACCGTGTCTAAGCTCTTTGGGGATGATTATGTAACAAATATTATGCTACCAGTATTCCTGATAGCAGTTGGTGATAAAGCTGATTTGACGTTCATACCTAACAGAATTCAAACAAGAATCAAAG GTTTAAGACCTAAAAGTTCGGTAGCTGAGAGACTGGCTACCATGTGTGTCCTACCTATACTTCTGGCTGGTGTATTAGGAAGTCCAAGTAAGCATGAAAATTTAACAGAGTATTTGAGGAATTTGTTAGTCCAAAATGCCGTTCAGGAAAACCAGTCGGTGAGGAGGAATGCAGAGATTGTTAATTCTGTCCGCTTCCTTTG CTCTTTTGAAGAACATCATAACATGGTTTTTAATATCTTATGGGAAATGGTTGTAAGCTCCAacatatatatgaaaattagTGCTGCTAATCTTTGGAAAGCCATA GTTCCATATATTGATGTAAAGGTTGCATCAACTCATGTTTTGCCTGCTCTTGTAACTCTTGGTTCTGACCAAAACTTAAATGTCAAATATGCAAGCATTGAAGCATTTGGGGCTGTAGCACAGCATTTCAAAAATGACACG aTAATTGAAAAAATACGTGTTCAAATGGATGCTTTCCTTGAAGATGGATCACATGAAACTGCAATCGCCGTTGTGCGTGCATTGGTGGTTGCTGTCCCGAATTCAACAGACAGATTTAGAGATT ATCTGTTGTCCAAGATTTGCGTACTTTCAGCTGCACCAATTCCTTCAAGTGATGTGGTACGTCGGCGTGACAGAGCCAATGCATTTTGTGAATGTATTCGTGCTGTAGATGCTACAG AGCTTCCTGCCACAAGTGTTAGGGATTATTTGCTACCAACCATACAAAATCTGTTAAAGGACTCGGATGCTCTTGATCCAGCACACAAAGAGGCGCTTGAAATTATTGTAAGGGAAAGATCTGGGGGATCATTAGACACATTTAGCAAGGTGATGGGTGCACATCTTGGGATCACCAGCTTATTCGGTGAAGGGGGCTTATTGGGGAAAAAGGAAAGTGGGGATTTATCGGCAATGGCAGACCAGCTAACTGAGGCTTCAAAGCCAATTCCAGCAGCTCCAGATCCAGCACAAACAGCGGACGACACAAGATTTAGAAGAATAATGAGGGGTGGTTTTACAGACATTTTAAGGGGGAAAACAGAGCAATAA